Proteins found in one Quercus robur chromosome 2, dhQueRobu3.1, whole genome shotgun sequence genomic segment:
- the LOC126694400 gene encoding uncharacterized protein LOC126694400: MVSPISCLSILVIPLLVTSLLYQVSNAVNSTYLDSICHKSTDYELCSSTFAANDRTPTADLDDLFRISISANIDLLHTTIVKQIPKILETLNNPQDKALLQNCQTDFTNAQENLTNAYLASVLMDYTKAKNLATDAALLNANCDNEYNTTKRPSPIADVTGKVGKLIFISFIIVNEIIP; the protein is encoded by the coding sequence atggtatCTCCAATTAGCTGCCTTTCAATCTTGGTAATCCCCTTACTAGTCACCTCTCTTTTGTACCAAGTTTCTAATGCAGTAAACAGTACCTATCTTGATAGCATTTGCCACAAATCCACGGACTATGAGTTGTGCTCATCAACTTTTGCTGCAAACGATCGTACTCCTACAGCTGATCTAGATGATCTTTTCCGCATTTCTATTTCTGCAAACATAGATCTATTACACACTACCATTGTTaaacaaatcccaaaaattCTTGAAACACTCAATAATCCACAGGATAAGGCTCTACTTCAGAATTGCCAAACCGATTTTACTAATGCACAAGAGAATTTGACTAATGCATACTTGGCTTCGGTTTTAATGGATTATACAAAAGCGAAAAATTTAGCTACGGATGCAGCTTTATTAAATGCAAATTGTGATAATGAATACAATACGACCAAACGTCCATCTCCAATTGCAGATGTCACTGGCAAAGTGGGGAAGCTAATCTTCATTAGTTTCATTATAGTTAATGAGATCATACCATAA